One Deltaproteobacteria bacterium genomic window carries:
- a CDS encoding V-type ATP synthase subunit I, which produces MKKIYVVVLDSFREQALLKLRDMGLVHVDLERDRSSEALNSLIAKKALFERALLTLSQIKNKPGTAQSTPYRFSEAEKTARRIAAIQEDLKRLEDEREKIRRDLSIFAPWGDFDPALVEELGEKGVPLRFFQLSNKQFNALPENIAYLTIYATKDATFIIVADFDGTASQCVPTEPFIFPKRSMSGLATDLEKNNVYADNLKNELASLTSQTPLLTHGLDELTAILEFESVNTSMGTEDRFAYLSGYIPVDKLEYIRKEAAKMNWALLVRDPQDHEMPPTLIKNPKWVEVIQPLFRFLDTTPGYREFDVSLIFLCFLSLFTAMIIGDAGYGMIFLGLTLFMRMKLKQAPPQAFILLAVLSISTMVWGVITGTWFGSKTLGEIPLLKALVIPEIASLGPKDTTAMIEQLCFVIGMTQLTIGLLISFVRKMPSLAAIAELGWFLILCCMYFVARYFVLGVPLHSATIPLFAAGFTLVLFFSEQKGGNIAKGVLYGILWSPMKFLNSVSMFADLVSYIRLFAVGLATVAVAQSFNVIASRFEGLGGAIAAALILLLAHTFNMAMALLAVIVHGVRLNMLEFGGKVGMEWSGYAYNPFRKKGL; this is translated from the coding sequence ATGAAAAAAATATACGTCGTCGTGCTGGATTCCTTCCGGGAACAGGCCCTGTTGAAGCTCAGGGACATGGGGCTGGTACACGTCGATTTGGAAAGGGACCGATCGAGTGAGGCCCTTAATTCCCTTATAGCGAAAAAAGCGCTTTTCGAACGGGCCCTCCTGACCCTGTCCCAGATCAAGAACAAACCTGGTACCGCCCAATCCACTCCTTACCGTTTCAGTGAAGCGGAAAAAACAGCGAGGCGAATCGCCGCCATTCAAGAGGACCTGAAGCGCCTTGAAGATGAAAGGGAAAAAATACGAAGGGATCTTTCCATTTTTGCCCCCTGGGGTGATTTCGATCCTGCCCTTGTTGAAGAGCTCGGGGAAAAAGGAGTCCCCCTAAGATTTTTCCAACTCTCAAACAAACAGTTCAACGCTCTCCCGGAGAACATCGCGTATTTAACAATATATGCCACAAAGGACGCCACCTTCATCATCGTGGCGGATTTTGATGGAACGGCATCGCAATGCGTTCCGACGGAGCCTTTTATTTTTCCAAAACGGAGCATGTCCGGTCTTGCAACGGATCTGGAAAAAAATAACGTGTATGCCGACAATCTGAAAAATGAGCTGGCATCCCTGACCTCCCAAACACCCCTTCTCACTCACGGTCTTGACGAATTGACAGCGATCCTGGAATTCGAATCGGTCAACACATCAATGGGCACCGAGGACAGGTTTGCCTATCTATCTGGCTATATCCCCGTTGACAAGCTCGAATACATCAGGAAGGAGGCCGCCAAAATGAACTGGGCCCTCCTGGTCCGGGATCCTCAGGATCATGAGATGCCACCGACACTCATCAAAAATCCGAAATGGGTTGAAGTGATTCAACCGCTTTTCCGATTCCTCGATACCACGCCAGGCTACCGTGAATTCGATGTGAGCCTTATCTTTCTCTGTTTCCTCAGCCTCTTTACGGCCATGATTATCGGGGATGCCGGATATGGCATGATTTTCCTGGGGCTGACCCTTTTTATGAGAATGAAACTGAAACAGGCCCCTCCCCAGGCATTTATCCTGCTCGCCGTCCTGAGTATCTCAACGATGGTCTGGGGTGTGATCACCGGTACATGGTTCGGTTCGAAAACACTCGGGGAAATCCCCCTGCTCAAGGCATTGGTCATACCGGAAATCGCCAGCCTGGGCCCGAAAGATACAACGGCCATGATCGAGCAGCTCTGCTTTGTCATCGGCATGACACAGTTGACGATCGGGCTCCTCATAAGCTTCGTCAGAAAAATGCCTTCCCTTGCAGCAATTGCTGAACTCGGCTGGTTTTTAATCCTCTGTTGCATGTATTTTGTTGCAAGATACTTTGTCTTAGGGGTGCCCCTTCATTCCGCAACCATACCCCTTTTTGCCGCAGGCTTTACCCTTGTCTTATTTTTTTCGGAACAGAAAGGGGGAAACATCGCAAAAGGTGTCTTGTATGGAATCCTGTGGTCTCCCATGAAATTCTTGAACAGTGTCAGCATGTTTGCGGATCTTGTTTCTTACATTCGGTTGTTTGCGGTTGGTCTTGCAACGGTGGCGGTGGCGCAGAGCTTCAATGTCATTGCTTCCCGCTTTGAGGGACTCGGGGGAGCGATTGCGGCGGCGTTGATTC